The following nucleotide sequence is from Barnesiella viscericola DSM 18177.
AAGAAAATCGCCATACACATAATCGATGCCATACATGCGGCAGGTCGCCCGCAACACCCGCTCGTCGAAAGACTTGTTGTGAGCCACCAGCCTCAACCCCTCGACCAACGGCGAAACCTCGCGCCACACCTGCCCAAAGTTGGGCGCATCGCAAGTATCAGCCGGGAAGATACCATGTATCTCCTCCGAAAAGCGGCGGATATAGTAGTCGGGCTCGGGGCAGACCAACCGGTGAATGCGGTGCGTCACCTCGCCCCCATGCACCACCACGAGCCCCACCGAGCAGATACTCGTGGGTTCGTAATTGGCAGTCTCGAAATCGATGG
It contains:
- a CDS encoding 3'-5' exonuclease codes for the protein MKDFAAIDFETANYEPTSICSVGLVVVHGGEVTHRIHRLVCPEPDYYIRRFSEEIHGIFPADTCDAPNFGQVWREVSPLVEGLRLVAHNKSFDERVLRATCRMYGIDYVYGDFLCTLTRARRLIPRTDIANYRLPTVCAYLGIPFDHHHNALADAEGCARIAMRLWPDDDE